From the Serratia nematodiphila DZ0503SBS1 genome, one window contains:
- the mgtA gene encoding magnesium-translocating P-type ATPase, protein MTQINERMRRRDKDAVTYAIAQEATNSIAQTLANLKCNRNGLTQDDADERLEQFGANQVAHDKAPHALIQLIKAFNNPFIFVLMVLAAISFFTDYWLPLQSGEETELTGVIIILTMVTLSGLLRFWQEYRTNKAAEALKSMVRTTATVLRRSSYSAHPLTLEVPIRELVPGDIIQLSAGDMVPADVRLIASRDLFISQAILTGEAIPIEKYDAMGNVAQKSSEGEVSSENALLELSNICLMGTNVASGTATAVVVATGGRTYFGSLAKSIVGSRAQTAFDRGVNSVSWLLIRFMLVMVPVVLLINGFTKGDWSEAALFALAVAVGLTPEMLPMIVSSNLAKGAIAMSRRKVVVKRLNAIQNFGAMDVLCTDKTGTLTQDRIILEHHIDVTGARDNEVLHLAWLNSFHQSGMKNLMDQAVIRFGRGKPGIEALGRFSKVDELPFDFVRRRLSIVVADENGTQQLICKGAVEEMLEIATHVREGDKTLELDDARRAALQALAREYNEDGFRVLVLATRELDAQRPAEPLSVADERDMVVQGLLTFLDPPKESAQQAIAALQENGVTVKVLTGDNPVITCKICRDVGLEPGEPLSGLQIEQMDDEELAREVEQRTVFTKLTPLQKSRVLKMLQSNGHTVGFLGDGINDAPALRDADVGISVDTGTDIAKESADIILLEKNLMVLEEGVIKGRETFGNIIKYLNMTASSNFGNVFSVLVASAFIPFLPMLAIHLLIQNLMYDISQLSLPWDKMDKEFLRKPRKWDSKNIGRFMLWIGPTSSIFDITTYALMWYVFAANSVEHQALFQSGWFIEGLLSQTLVVHMLRTQKIPFIQSTAALPVLLTTGLVMALGIYIPFSPLGALVGLQPLPWEYFPWLAATLVSYCVVAQLMKRFYIRRFGEWL, encoded by the coding sequence ATGACTCAGATTAATGAAAGAATGCGTCGCCGTGATAAAGACGCGGTGACCTACGCCATTGCGCAAGAGGCGACCAACAGCATCGCCCAAACGCTGGCGAACCTGAAGTGCAACCGCAACGGCTTGACCCAGGACGATGCCGATGAGCGGCTGGAGCAGTTCGGCGCCAACCAGGTCGCCCACGACAAGGCGCCGCATGCCTTGATTCAGTTGATCAAGGCCTTTAACAACCCGTTTATCTTCGTGCTGATGGTGCTGGCTGCGATCAGTTTCTTTACCGATTATTGGCTGCCGCTCCAGAGCGGTGAAGAAACTGAACTCACCGGCGTCATTATCATTCTGACCATGGTCACGTTGAGCGGGCTGCTGCGGTTTTGGCAGGAATACCGCACCAACAAAGCGGCGGAAGCGTTGAAGTCGATGGTGCGCACCACCGCTACGGTGCTGCGCCGCAGCAGCTACAGCGCGCATCCGCTGACGCTGGAAGTGCCGATCCGCGAACTGGTGCCGGGGGATATCATTCAGCTCTCCGCCGGTGACATGGTGCCGGCCGACGTGCGTCTTATCGCCTCGCGCGATCTGTTCATCAGCCAGGCGATTTTGACCGGCGAAGCGATCCCGATCGAGAAATACGATGCCATGGGCAACGTGGCGCAGAAGTCGAGCGAAGGGGAAGTGTCCAGCGAGAACGCGCTGCTTGAGCTGTCCAATATCTGCCTGATGGGCACCAACGTCGCCAGCGGCACCGCCACGGCGGTGGTGGTGGCAACCGGCGGGCGCACTTACTTCGGCTCGCTGGCCAAGTCGATCGTCGGTTCGCGGGCGCAAACCGCGTTCGATCGCGGGGTGAACAGCGTCAGCTGGCTGCTGATTCGCTTCATGCTGGTGATGGTGCCGGTGGTGTTGCTGATCAACGGCTTCACCAAAGGCGACTGGAGCGAGGCGGCGCTGTTCGCACTGGCGGTGGCGGTCGGCCTGACGCCGGAAATGCTGCCGATGATCGTCAGCTCCAACCTGGCGAAAGGGGCGATCGCCATGTCACGCCGCAAGGTGGTGGTGAAGCGCCTGAACGCCATTCAGAACTTCGGCGCCATGGACGTGCTCTGCACCGACAAGACCGGCACCCTGACCCAGGATCGCATCATTCTCGAGCACCACATCGACGTCACTGGCGCCAGGGATAACGAGGTGTTGCACCTGGCCTGGCTGAACAGCTTCCATCAGAGCGGCATGAAGAACCTGATGGACCAGGCGGTGATCCGCTTTGGCCGCGGCAAACCGGGGATCGAAGCCCTGGGCCGTTTCAGCAAGGTGGATGAGCTGCCGTTCGATTTCGTGCGCCGCCGTTTGTCGATCGTGGTGGCGGACGAAAATGGCACGCAGCAGCTGATCTGTAAGGGCGCGGTAGAGGAGATGCTCGAGATCGCCACCCACGTGCGCGAAGGCGACAAAACGCTGGAACTGGACGACGCGCGCCGTGCGGCGCTGCAGGCGCTGGCCCGCGAGTATAACGAAGACGGTTTCCGCGTGCTGGTGCTGGCGACGCGCGAGCTGGATGCGCAGCGCCCGGCCGAACCGCTGAGCGTGGCCGACGAGCGCGACATGGTGGTGCAAGGGCTGCTGACTTTCCTCGATCCGCCGAAGGAGAGCGCGCAGCAGGCGATCGCCGCACTGCAGGAAAACGGCGTGACGGTGAAGGTGCTGACCGGCGACAACCCGGTGATCACCTGCAAGATTTGCCGCGATGTCGGGCTGGAGCCGGGTGAGCCGCTCTCCGGGCTGCAGATTGAACAGATGGATGACGAAGAGTTGGCGCGCGAAGTGGAACAGCGTACGGTCTTCACCAAGCTGACGCCGCTGCAAAAATCGCGGGTGCTGAAAATGCTGCAGAGCAACGGCCATACCGTCGGCTTCCTCGGCGACGGCATCAACGATGCGCCGGCGCTGCGCGATGCCGACGTCGGCATTTCGGTCGACACCGGCACCGACATCGCCAAGGAGTCGGCGGACATCATCCTGTTGGAAAAGAATCTGATGGTGCTGGAAGAGGGGGTGATCAAAGGGCGCGAGACCTTCGGCAATATCATCAAGTACCTGAACATGACCGCCAGCTCCAACTTCGGCAACGTGTTTTCGGTGCTGGTGGCCAGCGCCTTCATCCCGTTCCTGCCGATGCTGGCGATCCACCTGTTGATTCAAAATCTGATGTACGACATTTCCCAGCTGTCGCTGCCGTGGGACAAGATGGACAAAGAGTTCCTGCGCAAGCCGCGCAAGTGGGATTCCAAAAACATCGGGCGCTTTATGCTGTGGATTGGGCCGACCTCGTCGATCTTCGATATTACGACCTATGCGCTGATGTGGTACGTGTTCGCCGCCAACAGCGTAGAACACCAGGCGCTGTTCCAGTCCGGCTGGTTCATTGAGGGGCTGCTGTCGCAAACGCTGGTGGTGCATATGCTGCGCACCCAGAAGATCCCGTTCATTCAGAGCACCGCGGCGCTGCCGGTGTTGCTGACCACCGGGTTGGTGATGGCGCTCGGCATCTACATTCCGTTCTCACCGCTCGGCGCCCTGGTTGGCCTGCAGCCGCTGCCGTGGGAATACTTCCCGTGGTTGGCCGCAACGCTGGTCAGCTACTGCGTGGTCGCGCAGTTGATGAAGCGTTTCTATATCCGCCGCTTTGGCGAGTGGCTCTAA
- a CDS encoding DUF3307 domain-containing protein, giving the protein MDLTYAPLLAWLLLVHLLADFPLQPLSWVEDKIQHRARSRFLLLHALLHGVLAAWAVAGFGLLHGGLSSLQVLASLLAIAVSHYLIDLLKVTAMNRLSPARSFLLDQGLHLAVIALLWLGLTPNAGELLAALGRQLGRWQTGLVLVAYSLIYLPMSLLIGQLLAHWTPQMPPSAKADNDSLLRAGKQIGYLERTLILTFVLLGQIPAIGFLLAAKSIFRFGDLRQSDDKMRTEYVLLGTLFSFTLTIMLGLLVNKLL; this is encoded by the coding sequence ATGGATCTGACCTATGCGCCTTTGCTGGCCTGGCTGTTGCTCGTCCATCTGCTGGCGGATTTTCCGCTGCAGCCGCTGAGTTGGGTGGAAGATAAAATCCAACATCGCGCGCGTTCGCGTTTTCTGCTGTTGCACGCGTTGCTGCACGGGGTGCTGGCCGCCTGGGCGGTGGCCGGTTTCGGCCTGCTGCACGGCGGGCTTTCTTCACTGCAGGTGCTGGCCAGCCTGCTGGCCATCGCCGTCAGCCACTACCTGATCGATTTGCTGAAAGTCACCGCGATGAACCGTCTGAGCCCGGCCCGCAGCTTTCTGCTCGATCAGGGATTGCATCTGGCGGTGATCGCCTTGCTGTGGCTGGGGCTGACGCCGAATGCCGGTGAACTGCTCGCCGCGCTGGGGCGGCAGCTGGGGCGTTGGCAAACCGGCCTGGTGCTGGTGGCCTACAGCCTGATTTATCTGCCGATGAGCCTGCTGATTGGGCAACTGCTGGCGCACTGGACGCCGCAAATGCCGCCTTCGGCCAAGGCCGACAACGACTCGCTGCTGCGCGCGGGCAAACAGATTGGCTACCTGGAAAGAACGCTGATCCTGACCTTCGTGCTGCTGGGGCAAATTCCGGCGATCGGTTTTTTACTGGCGGCCAAATCTATCTTCCGTTTCGGCGATCTGCGCCAGAGCGACGATAAGATGCGTACCGAGTATGTGCTGCTCGGCACGCTGTTTTCCTTCACGCTGACCATCATGCTCGGCCTGCTGGTCAACAAACTGCTGTAG